The Enterobacter mori genomic interval GGCGCAGGTGGCGTATGGCGTCCTGAAGTCAGGACGCCCGTTCGATGTCACGTTGCATCAGGAAAATGCTTGCGTGGCATAACAGTATCTACAGGTTACTGAGCAGGTTTCGGCTGTGCTGCCGCTGCAGGCTCCAGCTGGAACACCACATCCACCTGATCGTCGAACTGAATGGTTGGCTGTTCATAGGTTTCCTGAGCAGAAACCGGGGCTGCATCAGCCTTCATCATGCGTACCATCGGGCTTGGCTGGTAGTTAGAGACGTGGTAACGCACGCTGTAAACCGGGCCGAGCTTGCTCTTAAAGCCAGAAGCCAGCTGCTCCGCCTGATGGATTGCATCATCAATCGCGGCTTTACGGGCTTCGTCTTTGTATTTCTCCGGTTGCGCAACGCCCAGTGAGACGGAACGAATTTCATTCAGTCCCGCTTTTAACGCGCCATCAAGCAGCGAGTTCAGCTTATCAAGCTGACGCACGGTCACTTCCACGGTGCGCACGGCACGGTAGCCTTTAAGAATGCTTTTCCCGTTCTGGTAGTCGTAATCCGGTTGGGTACGCAGGTTAGCGGAACTGATATCCTTTTTACCTACGCCATTTTGCTCGAGGAAAGAGAGATATTGCGCAACACGATCGTCAGCCTGCTTTTTAGCGGAGGCGGCATCTTTCGCTGCCACGTTCACTTCAATTGCCAGGGTTGCAACATCCGGTACCGCGTCCACGCTTGCGGTGCCTGAAGTGACGATGTGCGGGCCATTTGGCAACTCATTTGCCTGCACCGACACCGCACCTAAACTCACTAATGCCGCCAGGGCCATCACTTTAAACTTCACTGTCATTCCTCCATGTTGCGAAGAGTGCCCCAACATCAGGGCGCATGCCAGCAAGCTTAGCGGGTCTTGTTCAGATGTCCATAAGACAAACGCTTAGTTGAACAATCCCTGTACATGATGAATGCCCTCTTTTGCCAACTGGAAGGCAATAAACCACATCACCAGACCGACCAGCGTATTGATGATGCGCTGAGCTTTAGCGGTACGCAAACGCGGGGCAAGCCACGCCGCCAGAATGGCGAGACCGAAGAACCAGAGGAAGGAGGCGCTGACCGTACCGAGCGCAAACCAACGCTTCGGCTCAACGTCCAGCTGTCCACCCAGGCTACCCAACACCACGAAAGTATCCAGATAAACATGCGGGTTAAGCCAGGTCACCGCCAGCATGGTGACGATAATTTTCCAGCGGCCTTGCTTCATCACTTCGGCGCTCGCCAGCTCAAGATTGCTGCTCATCGCCGTTTTCAGTGCGCCGAATCCGTACCACAGCAGGAACGCCACGCCGCCCCAGGTCACCAGCGCCAGCAGCCATGGGGACTGCATCAGTAGCGCGCTGCCGCCAAAAATCCCGGCGCAGATAAGCAGCAAGTCACTGACAGCACACAGCAACGCGATCATCAGATGATACTGGCGGCGGATGCCCTGGTTCATCACAAACGCATTTTGCGGGCCGAGGGGAAGGATCATGGCCGCACCTAATGCAAGGC includes:
- the argO gene encoding arginine exporter ArgO — protein: MLSYYFQGLALGAAMILPLGPQNAFVMNQGIRRQYHLMIALLCAVSDLLLICAGIFGGSALLMQSPWLLALVTWGGVAFLLWYGFGALKTAMSSNLELASAEVMKQGRWKIIVTMLAVTWLNPHVYLDTFVVLGSLGGQLDVEPKRWFALGTVSASFLWFFGLAILAAWLAPRLRTAKAQRIINTLVGLVMWFIAFQLAKEGIHHVQGLFN
- a CDS encoding oxidative stress defense protein, producing the protein MKFKVMALAALVSLGAVSVQANELPNGPHIVTSGTASVDAVPDVATLAIEVNVAAKDAASAKKQADDRVAQYLSFLEQNGVGKKDISSANLRTQPDYDYQNGKSILKGYRAVRTVEVTVRQLDKLNSLLDGALKAGLNEIRSVSLGVAQPEKYKDEARKAAIDDAIHQAEQLASGFKSKLGPVYSVRYHVSNYQPSPMVRMMKADAAPVSAQETYEQPTIQFDDQVDVVFQLEPAAAAQPKPAQ